One window from the genome of Bradyrhizobium xenonodulans encodes:
- a CDS encoding GNAT family N-acetyltransferase, protein MSDVINNKDHHRYELEVEGHLATEHYKLDGNVITFEHTDVPKELGGKGVGSKLVQGALDQVRAAGLKLIPECPFVKAWIEKHPAYADLVKS, encoded by the coding sequence ATGAGCGACGTCATCAACAACAAAGACCATCACCGTTATGAGCTCGAGGTCGAGGGCCATCTTGCGACCGAGCATTACAAGCTCGACGGCAATGTCATCACGTTCGAGCACACCGACGTGCCGAAAGAACTCGGCGGCAAGGGCGTCGGCTCGAAGCTGGTGCAAGGCGCGCTCGACCAGGTCCGCGCGGCCGGCTTGAAGCTGATCCCGGAATGTCCGTTCGTGAAAGCGTGGATCGAGAAGCATCCGGCCTACGCGGATCTGGTGAAGAGTTGA
- a CDS encoding GNAT family N-acetyltransferase: protein MAALVRDNKDRSRFELDVGSEIAFANYRLTPSAVIITHTETPRALRGRGIASELVKGALELIRRDGRKVIAGCGFVVDYLDRHPEDADLLA from the coding sequence ATGGCGGCACTGGTACGGGACAACAAGGACAGGAGTCGCTTCGAGCTCGATGTCGGCAGCGAAATCGCCTTCGCCAATTACCGGCTGACGCCGTCGGCCGTGATCATCACGCATACCGAGACGCCGCGCGCACTCCGCGGCCGCGGCATTGCCTCCGAGCTGGTCAAGGGCGCGCTGGAATTGATCCGCCGCGACGGCAGGAAGGTGATCGCCGGCTGCGGCTTCGTCGTCGACTATCTCGACAGGCATCCGGAGGATGCGGATCTCCTCGCCTGA
- a CDS encoding DUF1217 domain-containing protein: MVTTYFSYSYITRNLKQSLTRVEQQPDVAREAAYYKAHIGKVKTVDEFMKDYRLYHYATKAYGLEDMAYAKAFMKKVLESDLNDSNSFVNKLVDKRYREFAAAFSFNGTGTPVAQSENQTDEMIGLYTATKKSQVDALANDSAYYSAQIGKIGSADQILNDDRLRNYVYSAFGIDQSKWPRDTISQVLRSDPSDPNSYVNTTFASQLTGLNTQLAQAQSDVSATKTKIADYTAQLSQPGANVSQLQVQILVEKYHLESYTKSVASLNDQISTIGEFVDLAGAFEFSSDGSLPSGVPAQTAANVTLTAKRFDDSKSAVYAAASPLSEALAITQFRNAILKVNSIQAFVSTPAVYDFALGAVGLDPKEVSQDTIKAVLESDLSDPKSFVHTLKDERYVELARAFNFDAKGNLTTPLVAQDPAKVLQLAKDYVIAALRQASPEQQKAVRAQAQKDATSYQEVVAGIDSVSELLANRQMVDFILVAKGLDPKKVSTDYLKKIFASDLNNPKSFANTESDPRFAEIAASFNFDSKGNVARLPLMGPQKQDQFRDTQANYLQQSLEQQQGDTNPGVRLALYFQRKAGDITSAYDILADKALSEVFRTTFNLPDSMAAMPIDQQAKFVDKFMKIKDLSDPTKVAKLLNRFSAMYDVKNNQTSGQVQSPLLNLFQGSGSGISDATYLAIAKLR, translated from the coding sequence ATGGTGACGACCTATTTCAGCTACAGCTACATCACGCGCAATCTCAAGCAGTCCCTCACCCGGGTCGAGCAGCAGCCGGACGTGGCGCGGGAGGCCGCCTATTACAAGGCTCACATCGGCAAGGTGAAGACCGTCGATGAATTCATGAAGGATTATCGCCTCTATCACTATGCAACGAAGGCATATGGCCTGGAAGACATGGCGTATGCCAAGGCCTTCATGAAAAAGGTGCTGGAAAGCGACCTCAACGACTCAAACAGCTTCGTCAACAAGCTGGTCGACAAGCGCTACCGGGAGTTTGCCGCGGCATTTTCCTTCAATGGTACGGGAACGCCGGTTGCGCAATCGGAAAACCAGACCGATGAGATGATCGGTCTGTACACGGCGACCAAGAAGAGCCAGGTCGATGCACTTGCCAACGACTCGGCATATTACAGCGCCCAAATCGGCAAGATCGGCAGCGCAGACCAGATCCTGAACGACGACCGCCTTCGCAACTACGTCTATTCGGCATTCGGAATCGATCAAAGCAAGTGGCCGCGCGACACGATAAGCCAGGTCCTGCGCAGCGATCCATCCGATCCAAACAGCTACGTCAACACAACCTTCGCGTCTCAGTTGACCGGCCTCAACACCCAGCTTGCTCAAGCCCAGTCGGACGTGAGCGCCACCAAGACGAAGATCGCAGACTACACGGCCCAACTCTCGCAACCGGGCGCCAATGTGAGCCAGTTGCAGGTCCAGATCCTGGTCGAAAAATATCACCTGGAATCGTACACGAAGAGCGTCGCCAGCCTCAACGACCAGATCTCGACGATCGGCGAGTTCGTAGACTTGGCCGGCGCATTCGAATTTTCGTCTGATGGCTCGCTTCCGTCGGGTGTGCCTGCACAGACCGCTGCAAACGTCACGCTCACGGCAAAGCGGTTCGACGACAGCAAGTCCGCCGTCTATGCAGCGGCAAGCCCGCTGAGCGAAGCGCTGGCAATCACGCAATTCAGAAACGCCATCCTCAAGGTCAATTCCATCCAGGCGTTCGTATCGACGCCGGCCGTGTATGATTTTGCGCTCGGCGCGGTCGGCCTCGATCCGAAAGAGGTCTCGCAGGACACCATCAAGGCCGTCCTCGAAAGCGACCTCAGCGATCCCAAGAGCTTCGTCCATACCCTCAAGGACGAACGATACGTCGAGCTCGCACGGGCCTTCAACTTCGATGCCAAGGGCAATCTGACGACGCCCCTGGTCGCGCAGGACCCGGCCAAAGTCCTCCAGCTCGCGAAGGACTACGTCATCGCAGCGCTGAGACAGGCAAGCCCTGAGCAGCAGAAGGCAGTTCGGGCACAGGCCCAGAAGGACGCGACGTCTTATCAGGAAGTGGTCGCGGGAATCGACAGCGTTTCCGAGCTGCTTGCGAACCGGCAGATGGTCGATTTCATTCTCGTCGCCAAGGGATTGGATCCCAAGAAGGTCAGTACCGACTATCTCAAGAAGATCTTCGCGTCCGATCTGAATAATCCAAAGAGCTTCGCCAACACCGAGAGCGATCCGCGCTTTGCCGAAATCGCGGCGTCGTTCAACTTCGACAGCAAGGGCAACGTCGCGCGTCTCCCGTTGATGGGTCCTCAGAAGCAAGACCAATTCCGGGACACACAGGCGAACTATCTCCAGCAAAGCCTGGAGCAGCAGCAGGGGGATACGAATCCCGGCGTGCGCCTCGCGCTCTATTTCCAGCGAAAGGCGGGAGACATCACGTCCGCCTACGACATCCTTGCCGACAAGGCTCTCTCGGAAGTGTTCAGGACCACCTTCAATCTGCCCGACTCGATGGCGGCAATGCCGATCGATCAACAGGCCAAGTTCGTCGACAAATTCATGAAGATCAAGGATCTGTCCGATCCCACGAAGGTTGCCAAACTGTTGAACCGTTTCTCCGCCATGTATGACGTCAAGAACAACCAGACCAGCGGTCAGGTTCAATCTCCCTTGCTCAACCTCTTTCAGGGATCGGGTTCGGGAATAAGTGACGCGACGTACCTGGCCATTGCCAAGCTACGATGA
- a CDS encoding DinB family protein yields the protein MPAGLVQTYRAFAHNNAWANHRLLTACAALSKADFEAERTGFFPSIQRTLNHIYVIDLFYIDALEGGWLGPRAWENEVPYPSLSELKPAQAAMDKRLLAICDALTPERLDGFVRISRDTSVQTERHDRLLMHLFQHQIHHRGQAHAMLSETNVAPPQLDEFFAEGEAPLRAGEFADLGWTEETVWKS from the coding sequence TTCGCCCATAATAATGCCTGGGCGAACCATCGGCTGCTCACCGCCTGCGCTGCCCTGAGCAAGGCAGATTTCGAAGCCGAGCGGACCGGCTTCTTTCCGAGCATCCAACGCACGCTGAACCACATCTACGTCATCGACCTCTTCTACATCGATGCGCTCGAGGGTGGCTGGCTCGGGCCACGCGCCTGGGAGAACGAGGTGCCGTACCCCTCACTTTCGGAGCTGAAGCCGGCCCAGGCCGCAATGGACAAGCGCCTGCTCGCCATCTGCGATGCGCTGACGCCTGAACGTCTTGACGGCTTCGTCCGGATCAGCCGCGACACCAGCGTCCAGACCGAACGCCACGACCGGCTGCTGATGCATCTGTTTCAGCATCAGATCCATCACCGCGGTCAGGCGCACGCGATGCTGTCCGAAACGAACGTCGCGCCGCCTCAGCTCGATGAGTTCTTCGCCGAGGGAGAAGCTCCGCTTCGTGCTGGCGAGTTCGCCGATCTCGGATGGACCGAGGAGACCGTTTGGAAATCCTGA
- a CDS encoding AAA family ATPase, translated as MSRRSGRTIKLPAPYLKRVWLDPSQVRDREAHPFCLPIFPDDFELHFDIPITIIVGENGTGKSTILEGIAALASHDDAGGGKGYMPVDHSEARESMGGQLSRALRASWLPKITNGWFFRAESFFSVARYLDKAARDAGQVGPDFLSHSHGEGFLRFFEERCQRQSIFIFDEPESALSSARPIEFLKLLRRMEDSRICQVIMATHAPMLMAYPNARLLRLGKYGLEPVTVEETDHFRVMREFCDDPRGFVEATLGE; from the coding sequence ATGAGCCGAAGAAGCGGGCGAACCATCAAGCTGCCGGCGCCGTATCTGAAGCGCGTCTGGCTCGATCCATCGCAAGTTCGGGATCGCGAGGCCCATCCGTTTTGCCTGCCGATCTTCCCGGATGATTTCGAGCTCCATTTCGATATCCCGATCACGATCATCGTCGGAGAGAACGGCACCGGGAAGTCGACCATCCTCGAGGGCATCGCAGCGCTCGCCAGCCATGACGATGCCGGCGGCGGCAAGGGTTACATGCCGGTCGACCATTCCGAGGCGCGCGAGAGCATGGGCGGCCAACTCTCCAGGGCGCTGCGCGCAAGCTGGCTGCCGAAGATCACCAATGGCTGGTTCTTCCGCGCCGAGAGTTTTTTCTCGGTGGCGCGATACCTGGACAAGGCCGCGCGTGATGCCGGCCAGGTCGGCCCTGATTTCCTGTCGCACTCCCACGGCGAAGGCTTCCTGCGCTTTTTCGAGGAGCGCTGCCAGCGCCAGAGCATCTTCATCTTTGACGAGCCGGAATCGGCGCTGTCGTCGGCGCGTCCGATCGAATTCCTGAAGCTGCTGCGACGCATGGAGGATTCCCGCATCTGCCAGGTCATCATGGCAACCCATGCGCCGATGCTGATGGCGTATCCGAATGCGCGGCTGTTGCGGCTCGGCAAATACGGCCTCGAACCGGTGACGGTGGAGGAGACGGATCATTTTCGGGTGATGCGGGAGTTTTGCGATGATCCCCGCGGCTTCGTCGAGGCAACGCTGGGTGAGTGA
- a CDS encoding HAD family hydrolase, which yields MPYALAIFDLDGTLADSFPWFLRTINDVADRFGFRRVANEDIEGLRHASSREILARLEVPMWKLPAIARHARRLKAEAASEISLFAGVEAMLQTLNESGVQLALVTSDSEANAREKLGEAAALFAHFDCAASLFGKAAKFRRVIRRAGVAPGEVIAIGDEVRDIEAARAVGIACGAVCWGYAAPAALRALGPDHAFERMDEITDVLCPSVVARMSHAISGNAGG from the coding sequence ATGCCCTACGCCCTCGCCATTTTCGATCTCGACGGCACGCTGGCCGACAGCTTTCCGTGGTTCCTGCGCACCATCAACGATGTCGCCGACCGCTTCGGCTTTCGCCGCGTCGCGAATGAGGACATCGAGGGGCTGCGGCATGCTTCGTCCCGTGAAATCCTCGCCCGGCTCGAGGTGCCCATGTGGAAGCTGCCGGCGATCGCGCGGCATGCGCGGCGGCTGAAGGCGGAGGCAGCTAGCGAGATCTCGCTGTTTGCCGGCGTCGAGGCGATGCTGCAGACGCTCAACGAAAGCGGCGTGCAGCTCGCGCTGGTGACCTCCGACAGCGAAGCCAATGCGCGCGAGAAGCTCGGCGAGGCCGCCGCGCTGTTCGCGCATTTCGACTGCGCGGCATCGCTGTTCGGCAAGGCCGCAAAATTCCGCCGGGTCATCCGGCGCGCGGGCGTCGCGCCGGGCGAGGTCATCGCGATCGGCGACGAGGTCCGCGACATCGAAGCGGCGCGCGCGGTGGGCATTGCTTGCGGTGCGGTGTGCTGGGGCTATGCGGCGCCGGCAGCGCTGCGGGCGCTGGGGCCGGACCACGCCTTTGAGCGGATGGACGAGATCACCGATGTGCTGTGCCCCAGTGTCGTGGCCCGGATGAGCCACGCGATATCCGGGAACGCCGGTGGATGA
- a CDS encoding YVTN family beta-propeller repeat protein has product MPALALAALAASLCAAGLDSSAAEEAFVTNQLSDDLMVVDLATSRSVATIPIGGKPAGVAVSADGRFAYVTSPDAKTVTVVDAATRQVAGRIEVGGGPLGIAVSPDGKTVYVADWYAAAVRVIDAGSRSVTASIAVGASPSGLAVTPDGKLLLSADRDDDSVSVVDTATRERKAIIKVGTRPFGVTIDAEGRRAYTANVGSDDVSVIDIAAGREIGRVPVGMRPYAVALTLGRGFVTDQYGGTVSVFDLASLKPIKRINVGDYPEGIAATADGKRIIVACWESNTLDIIDAIELKVVGEIKTGDGPRAFGAFLRKTE; this is encoded by the coding sequence TTGCCGGCGCTGGCCCTGGCGGCGCTCGCCGCCAGCCTTTGCGCTGCGGGTCTCGACAGCTCGGCAGCCGAAGAGGCGTTCGTCACCAACCAGCTCAGCGACGATCTGATGGTGGTGGATCTCGCCACGTCGCGCAGCGTTGCGACCATTCCGATCGGCGGCAAGCCGGCCGGCGTGGCCGTCAGCGCGGATGGGCGCTTTGCCTATGTGACGAGCCCCGATGCCAAGACGGTGACGGTGGTGGACGCCGCAACGCGCCAGGTTGCCGGCCGCATCGAGGTCGGCGGCGGGCCGCTCGGCATTGCGGTGTCGCCCGATGGCAAGACGGTCTATGTCGCCGACTGGTATGCGGCGGCGGTGCGGGTGATCGATGCGGGGAGCCGCAGCGTCACGGCCAGCATCGCCGTCGGCGCTTCGCCGTCGGGGCTGGCGGTGACGCCTGACGGCAAGCTGCTGCTCTCGGCGGACCGCGACGACGACAGCGTCTCGGTGGTGGATACCGCGACGCGCGAGCGCAAGGCGATCATCAAGGTCGGCACGCGTCCCTTCGGCGTCACCATCGATGCCGAGGGCAGGCGCGCCTACACCGCCAATGTCGGCTCCGACGACGTCTCCGTGATCGACATCGCGGCAGGCCGGGAGATCGGCCGCGTGCCGGTCGGCATGCGCCCCTATGCGGTGGCGCTGACGCTGGGCCGCGGCTTCGTCACCGATCAGTATGGCGGCACCGTCAGTGTGTTCGACCTGGCGAGCCTGAAGCCGATCAAGCGCATCAATGTCGGCGACTATCCCGAAGGCATTGCCGCGACCGCGGATGGCAAGCGTATCATCGTCGCCTGCTGGGAGAGCAACACGCTCGATATCATCGATGCCATCGAGCTGAAGGTCGTGGGCGAGATCAAGACCGGCGACGGCCCGCGCGCGTTCGGGGCGTTTTTGCGGAAGACCGAGTAG
- a CDS encoding acyl-CoA synthetase: MPLLRMSRRVMNLAYMLTQNARRHGARPGFVWGDRSWTWREIDAQVSALAAALAARGIAKGDRILVHSKNGDEMFVSMFAAFRLGAVWVPTNFRLMPDEVTYLAQASGAKAFLCHVDFPEHAAAVAGGALEFTWSIDGKAAFGERSVADAIASQAGQLVENVAVEHDDPCWFFFTSGTTGRSKAAVLTHGQMGFVVTNHLADLTPGVTETDASLVVAPLSHGAGVHQLVQTARGVCTVLLPTEKFDINEAFRLIEAHRVANLFTVPTILKMMVEHPAVDKYDHSSLRHVIYAGAPMYREDQKAALKKLGKVIVQYFGLGEVTGNITVLPAALHDPEDGPYAKIGTCGFERTAMQVSIQDDEGRELAANQSGEICVIGPAVLAGYYDNPEANAKAFRNGWFRTGDLGHMDEEGFVYITGRASDMYISGGSNIYPREIEEKILTHPAVGEVAVLGVPDATWGEVGVAVCVAREGETPVSEAEMAAFLLPKVPRYKMPKRFFFWDALPKSGYGKVPKRMVRDELEARGLLDLDKTKAG, translated from the coding sequence ATGCCGCTCCTGCGCATGTCCCGCCGCGTCATGAATCTCGCTTACATGCTGACCCAGAATGCGCGGCGGCATGGGGCGCGTCCCGGCTTCGTCTGGGGTGACAGATCCTGGACCTGGCGCGAGATCGATGCGCAGGTCTCGGCCCTGGCCGCCGCGCTCGCCGCGCGTGGCATCGCCAAGGGCGACCGCATCCTCGTCCATTCCAAGAATGGCGACGAGATGTTTGTCTCGATGTTCGCCGCGTTCCGGCTCGGGGCCGTCTGGGTCCCCACCAATTTCCGCCTGATGCCCGATGAGGTCACCTATCTTGCACAGGCCTCCGGCGCGAAGGCGTTTCTGTGCCATGTCGACTTTCCCGAGCACGCCGCGGCCGTGGCCGGCGGTGCGCTGGAATTCACCTGGAGCATCGACGGCAAGGCCGCGTTCGGTGAGCGCTCGGTGGCGGACGCCATCGCCTCGCAGGCAGGTCAATTGGTCGAGAATGTCGCTGTCGAGCACGACGATCCCTGCTGGTTCTTCTTCACATCGGGCACCACCGGCCGTTCCAAGGCCGCGGTGCTGACCCACGGCCAGATGGGCTTTGTCGTCACCAATCATCTCGCCGATCTGACCCCCGGGGTGACGGAGACGGATGCCTCGCTGGTGGTGGCGCCGTTGTCGCATGGCGCCGGCGTGCATCAGCTGGTGCAGACCGCGCGCGGCGTCTGCACCGTGCTGCTGCCGACCGAGAAATTCGACATCAACGAAGCGTTCCGCCTGATCGAGGCCCATCGGGTCGCCAATCTCTTCACAGTGCCGACGATCCTGAAGATGATGGTGGAGCATCCCGCCGTCGACAAATACGATCATTCCTCGCTGCGCCACGTGATCTATGCCGGCGCGCCGATGTATCGCGAGGACCAGAAGGCCGCGCTGAAGAAGCTCGGCAAGGTCATCGTGCAGTATTTTGGCCTCGGCGAGGTCACCGGCAACATCACGGTGCTGCCGGCGGCGCTGCATGATCCCGAGGATGGCCCCTATGCGAAGATCGGCACTTGCGGCTTCGAGCGCACGGCTATGCAGGTCTCGATCCAGGACGACGAGGGCCGCGAGCTCGCCGCCAACCAGAGCGGCGAGATCTGCGTGATCGGGCCTGCCGTACTTGCCGGCTATTACGATAACCCCGAGGCCAATGCGAAGGCGTTCCGCAACGGCTGGTTCCGCACCGGCGATCTCGGCCACATGGACGAGGAGGGCTTCGTCTACATCACGGGGCGCGCCTCCGACATGTACATCTCCGGCGGTTCCAACATCTATCCGCGCGAGATCGAGGAGAAGATTTTGACCCATCCCGCGGTCGGCGAAGTGGCCGTGCTCGGCGTGCCCGATGCGACCTGGGGCGAGGTCGGCGTCGCCGTCTGCGTTGCGCGCGAGGGCGAGACGCCCGTGAGTGAAGCGGAGATGGCGGCGTTCCTGTTGCCGAAAGTGCCGCGTTACAAGATGCCGAAGCGCTTCTTCTTCTGGGACGCGCTGCCGAAATCCGGCTACGGCAAGGTGCCGAAGCGCATGGTGCGCGACGAGCTCGAGGCGCGCGGGCTGCTCGATCTCGACAAGACGAAGGCGGGCTGA
- a CDS encoding DUF2189 domain-containing protein: MATFYQGNVPTVVRTADAAGPVIRTIQLSDLHDALRRGWDDFKAVPSHAIILCVIYPVLGLVLARVVMGYSVLPMLFPLAAGFALIGPFAALGLYELSSRRERYEEASAWDAMEVLRSPSFGAMLGLGTLLLALFVTWVATAQAIYVAAFGYEGATGISDFLTRVLTTQQGWWLIVVGCGVGFLFALAALCISAVSFPLMLDRHAGAFEAMVTSLRVVAKNPVPMAAWGLIVAVLLALGTIPAFLGLAVVIPLLGHATWHLYRKAIVSEPGARPVPPPPHRPRKPAADFPANLFPWRNRTDG, translated from the coding sequence ATGGCCACGTTCTACCAGGGCAATGTCCCCACTGTGGTCCGGACCGCCGATGCGGCTGGACCCGTGATCCGAACCATACAACTCTCCGACCTGCACGACGCGCTTCGGCGCGGCTGGGACGATTTCAAGGCGGTGCCGAGCCATGCCATCATCCTGTGCGTGATCTATCCGGTGCTGGGCCTCGTGCTCGCCCGCGTGGTGATGGGCTATTCGGTGCTGCCAATGTTGTTTCCGCTGGCCGCGGGCTTCGCGCTGATTGGGCCGTTCGCGGCCCTCGGTCTCTACGAGCTCTCCAGCCGGCGCGAGCGCTATGAGGAGGCCAGCGCCTGGGATGCCATGGAGGTGCTGCGCTCGCCTTCCTTCGGCGCCATGCTCGGCCTCGGCACGCTGCTGCTCGCCCTGTTCGTGACCTGGGTTGCGACCGCGCAGGCGATCTATGTCGCGGCGTTCGGCTATGAGGGCGCAACCGGGATCTCGGATTTCCTGACGCGTGTGCTGACGACCCAGCAAGGCTGGTGGCTGATCGTGGTCGGCTGCGGCGTCGGCTTCCTGTTCGCACTCGCCGCGCTCTGCATCAGCGCCGTGTCGTTCCCGTTGATGCTCGACCGCCATGCCGGCGCGTTCGAGGCGATGGTGACGTCGCTGCGCGTCGTCGCGAAGAATCCGGTGCCGATGGCGGCCTGGGGTCTGATCGTCGCAGTGCTGCTGGCGCTCGGCACGATCCCGGCCTTCCTCGGACTTGCCGTGGTGATCCCCCTGCTCGGCCATGCGACCTGGCACCTCTACCGCAAGGCGATCGTCTCGGAGCCCGGCGCACGTCCGGTGCCGCCCCCGCCGCATCGCCCGCGCAAGCCGGCCGCCGACTTCCCCGCCAACCTCTTCCCCTGGCGCAACAGGACGGACGGCTGA
- a CDS encoding SRPBCC family protein has translation MRVTIGRRTVLVAALTAAGAAALTAAFAPVWAHGPTRQKVRESIEINAPPAKVWAAIGNFQDMGWLPPVTKTEGEKGNEIGATRKLTLTGGATVDEELYKFDAAAMTYSYRITTVDVKVLPVTNYSSTLTVTPSADGKGSTLEWAGAFYRGFPNNDPPPELSDEAAKTAVSGLYKAGLEALKKKIESGS, from the coding sequence ATGAGGGTGACGATTGGACGGCGCACGGTGCTGGTGGCGGCGCTGACGGCCGCGGGCGCGGCGGCTTTGACGGCGGCGTTTGCGCCGGTTTGGGCGCATGGGCCGACCCGGCAGAAGGTGCGCGAATCCATCGAGATCAATGCGCCGCCGGCCAAGGTGTGGGCAGCGATCGGCAATTTCCAGGACATGGGCTGGCTGCCGCCGGTGACCAAGACCGAGGGCGAGAAGGGCAACGAGATCGGCGCCACGCGCAAGCTGACCCTGACGGGCGGAGCGACCGTCGACGAGGAGCTCTACAAGTTCGACGCCGCCGCCATGACCTATTCCTACCGCATCACCACCGTCGACGTGAAGGTGCTGCCGGTGACCAACTATTCCTCGACGCTGACGGTGACGCCGAGTGCCGACGGCAAGGGCTCGACGCTGGAATGGGCGGGCGCGTTCTACCGCGGCTTTCCCAACAACGATCCGCCGCCGGAGCTGAGCGATGAGGCCGCCAAGACGGCGGTGAGCGGGCTGTACAAGGCCGGTCTCGAAGCGCTGAAGAAGAAGATCGAGAGCGGAAGCTGA
- a CDS encoding SPW repeat protein, with product MSDFGFFNTHRTWEDWCGMLLGALIVVSPWFPIQDRPIVGHEVMILNAVAVGLVVFGISQLEYVALQRWQEVTTILIGLWLIASPYVIGYSGDGFVRIYHTSLGAVVVLLGILQLWQDWDLNDQDMLRHGR from the coding sequence ATGTCGGACTTTGGTTTCTTCAATACTCATCGAACATGGGAAGACTGGTGCGGGATGCTGCTCGGCGCATTGATCGTCGTTTCGCCGTGGTTTCCCATCCAAGATCGACCAATCGTCGGCCACGAAGTGATGATCCTGAATGCGGTCGCAGTCGGCCTGGTCGTGTTTGGCATCAGCCAGCTCGAATATGTCGCGCTGCAACGCTGGCAGGAGGTGACGACGATCCTGATCGGACTGTGGCTCATCGCTTCGCCTTACGTCATCGGCTATTCCGGTGACGGCTTTGTCCGCATCTATCACACCAGCCTTGGCGCGGTGGTGGTGCTGCTCGGCATACTCCAGCTGTGGCAGGACTGGGACCTCAACGACCAGGACATGCTCAGGCATGGACGATAG
- a CDS encoding PCC domain-containing protein, which translates to MRSIKQPGAPVAERIQWVEARGRAFAFTLEAGVPLLEAARRGFAAEGFAGGVLSFGRGALGPFAYVMPALSKTGENAAFYSDTYRPEGITRAKLGSMTLGMRDGAPFFHCHGLWTEADGKASGGHMMPDETVVAEPFEVEAFGIDGAMFTAEPDPETNFKLFGPVSAASTGARTTSRAFALRLRPNQDFAFCLEAFCRAHGIARAKIHGGVGSTIGARFIHGGATEPFATELAITAGTIAPGPSGALEATLEVALIDYTGGIAEGRLIRGDNPVLMTMELVLEVLG; encoded by the coding sequence ATGCGGAGTATCAAGCAGCCAGGCGCACCCGTTGCAGAGCGCATCCAATGGGTGGAGGCGAGGGGGCGCGCCTTCGCGTTCACGCTCGAAGCAGGCGTCCCATTGCTGGAGGCCGCGCGCCGCGGTTTTGCCGCAGAGGGATTTGCCGGCGGCGTGCTGAGCTTCGGCCGCGGGGCGCTCGGGCCGTTTGCCTATGTGATGCCGGCGCTGTCGAAGACCGGCGAGAATGCCGCGTTCTACAGCGACACGTATCGGCCCGAAGGCATCACGCGCGCGAAGCTCGGCAGCATGACGCTCGGCATGCGCGACGGCGCGCCATTCTTTCATTGCCACGGACTGTGGACGGAGGCGGACGGCAAGGCGAGCGGCGGCCACATGATGCCGGACGAGACCGTTGTCGCCGAACCGTTCGAGGTCGAGGCCTTCGGCATCGATGGTGCGATGTTCACTGCGGAGCCTGATCCGGAGACCAACTTCAAGCTGTTCGGGCCGGTATCGGCTGCGAGCACCGGCGCGCGCACGACCAGCCGCGCCTTCGCGCTGCGGCTGCGGCCCAACCAGGATTTTGCCTTCTGCCTCGAAGCGTTCTGCCGTGCGCACGGCATCGCGCGCGCGAAGATTCATGGCGGCGTCGGCTCGACCATCGGCGCGCGCTTCATCCATGGCGGTGCGACCGAGCCGTTTGCCACGGAGCTGGCGATAACGGCAGGGACGATCGCGCCCGGTCCGTCCGGTGCTTTGGAAGCCACGCTCGAGGTTGCGCTGATCGACTACACCGGCGGTATTGCGGAGGGGCGTCTGATCCGCGGCGATAATCCCGTGCTTATGACCATGGAGCTGGTGCTCGAAGTACTGGGCTAA
- a CDS encoding DUF3597 domain-containing protein, which yields MSIFGKIMGAIFGSHPASAAPAGSAPASAAPGGSAPAAAPAATVDVAAIVDKAAAEHKGEKLEWRTSIVDLMKALDIDSSLAARKDLAKELGYSGDMNDSASMNVWLHKQVMSKLAANGGKLPPEIKH from the coding sequence ATGAGCATTTTCGGGAAAATCATGGGCGCGATCTTCGGCAGCCATCCAGCTTCCGCCGCGCCCGCAGGCAGCGCACCCGCCAGCGCCGCGCCGGGCGGATCGGCGCCTGCTGCCGCGCCGGCCGCGACAGTGGACGTCGCCGCGATCGTCGACAAGGCGGCGGCCGAGCACAAGGGCGAGAAGCTGGAATGGCGCACCTCGATCGTCGACCTCATGAAGGCGCTCGACATCGACTCCAGTCTCGCGGCGCGCAAGGATCTCGCCAAGGAGCTCGGCTACAGCGGCGACATGAACGACTCGGCCAGCATGAACGTCTGGCTGCACAAGCAGGTGATGTCCAAGCTCGCCGCGAACGGTGGCAAGCTGCCGCCGGAGATCAAGCACTGA